The following are encoded in a window of Limibacter armeniacum genomic DNA:
- a CDS encoding glycine--tRNA ligase — MANKDQNQDNLFQKVVSHAKEYGFVFPSSEIYGGLQAVYDYGSNGAALKKNIKDYWWAAMVQMHENIVGIDAAIFMDSQVWKASGHVDAFNDPLVDNKDSKKRYRADVLIEDHIAKYQAKIDKEVTKGKKKFGDGFDEVQFLATNPNVLRNKGKIEEIEGRLKKALEDEDMAAMKQLIEDCDIACPISGTKNWTEVRQFNLMFNTELGAVAGDAAKVYLRPETAQGIFVNFLNVMNTTRLRPPFGIAQIGKAFRNEIVARQFIFRMREFEQMEMQYFVKPGTEMQWYEYWKDLRLKWHLLVGSEENYIYHDHLKTAHYANAAVDIEFKFPFGTKELEGIHSRTDFDLTAHQELSGKKLQYFDTELNKNVVPYVIETSVGLDRMFLSVLCGAYTEEKIEDGDKTKERTYLKFHPALAPIKAAIFPLTKKDGLPDKAREVMEELKYDFTVSYEEKDAIGKRYTRQDLIGTPFCITVDHQTLEDNTVTVRERDTMEQFRLPVSELNKFIGEKVSLKELLKNLK, encoded by the coding sequence ATGGCAAATAAGGATCAAAATCAGGACAATCTGTTCCAGAAAGTGGTTTCCCATGCTAAGGAATACGGTTTTGTATTCCCTTCAAGTGAAATATATGGTGGATTGCAGGCTGTATATGATTACGGCTCCAACGGTGCAGCACTAAAGAAGAACATCAAGGACTATTGGTGGGCTGCGATGGTGCAGATGCACGAAAACATTGTAGGCATTGATGCAGCCATCTTTATGGATTCACAAGTGTGGAAAGCGTCAGGTCACGTGGATGCCTTTAATGATCCGCTAGTGGACAACAAGGACTCCAAGAAAAGATACAGAGCCGACGTACTTATTGAAGACCATATTGCCAAATATCAGGCAAAAATTGATAAGGAAGTAACAAAAGGGAAGAAGAAGTTTGGAGACGGATTTGATGAAGTGCAGTTCTTGGCGACAAACCCCAATGTACTTCGTAACAAAGGTAAAATCGAGGAAATTGAGGGCAGACTGAAGAAAGCGTTGGAGGATGAGGATATGGCAGCTATGAAGCAGTTGATTGAAGACTGTGATATTGCTTGTCCTATCAGTGGTACCAAAAACTGGACTGAGGTTCGTCAGTTTAACCTGATGTTCAATACTGAGCTAGGTGCTGTAGCTGGTGATGCTGCAAAAGTTTACTTACGTCCAGAAACAGCTCAGGGTATCTTTGTGAACTTCCTGAATGTAATGAATACTACGCGTTTGCGTCCTCCATTCGGTATTGCACAGATTGGTAAGGCATTCCGTAACGAGATTGTTGCTCGTCAGTTTATCTTCCGTATGAGGGAGTTTGAACAGATGGAAATGCAATATTTCGTGAAGCCAGGTACTGAAATGCAATGGTATGAGTACTGGAAAGACCTGCGTCTGAAGTGGCACTTGTTGGTAGGTAGTGAGGAAAACTATATTTACCACGACCACCTGAAAACGGCACACTATGCCAATGCTGCAGTAGATATCGAATTCAAGTTCCCATTCGGAACAAAAGAGTTGGAAGGTATTCATTCTCGTACAGATTTTGACTTGACAGCTCATCAGGAACTTTCAGGAAAGAAACTTCAGTATTTCGATACAGAACTGAATAAAAACGTAGTGCCATATGTGATTGAGACATCAGTAGGTTTGGATCGTATGTTCCTGTCCGTTCTTTGTGGTGCTTATACTGAAGAGAAGATTGAGGATGGTGACAAGACGAAGGAAAGAACTTACCTGAAGTTCCACCCTGCACTGGCACCTATCAAGGCTGCAATTTTCCCTCTGACCAAAAAAGATGGTTTGCCTGACAAGGCAAGAGAAGTGATGGAAGAGTTGAAATACGATTTCACCGTTTCATATGAGGAGAAAGATGCAATCGGAAAACGCTATACTCGTCAGGATTTGATTGGTACTCCTTTCTGTATCACAGTCGATCACCAAACATTGGAAGACAATACAGTGACGGTGCGTGAGCGTGATACAATGGAGCAGTTCCGTCTGCCTGTAAGTGAACTGAATAAGTTTATTGGAGAGAAAGTATCACTGAAAGAATTGCTGAAAAACTTGAAGTAG
- a CDS encoding glycoside hydrolase family 73 protein has protein sequence MRVSTVLLLFGLALLSSCQQFKSFTYQNRAMRNEALIKRKAESGYAVRSESSKNNLSSTNYSEATGERISDSDRLSDNVQEVYVDPNKILTPFEYIDLYKRYAIMSMQKKGVPASITLAQGLLESGVGNSRLAKEANNHFGVKCGGTWDGPFIRMDDDAKNECFRQYQSVLHSYEDHGDFLRSRTWYKPLFELKITDYKGWAYGLKKAGYATDPKYPRKLIDIIEKYDLNRFDKI, from the coding sequence ATGAGAGTATCAACCGTACTGCTATTGTTCGGGCTGGCGCTATTGTCCTCATGCCAGCAGTTCAAATCATTTACTTATCAGAACAGGGCTATGAGAAATGAAGCCCTTATCAAACGAAAAGCAGAAAGTGGTTATGCTGTTCGTTCTGAGTCATCTAAAAATAATTTATCATCCACCAATTATTCTGAAGCAACAGGTGAGCGTATTAGTGACTCAGACAGGCTATCAGACAATGTTCAGGAGGTGTATGTTGACCCTAATAAAATACTGACTCCTTTTGAGTATATAGACCTTTATAAGCGCTACGCCATTATGAGTATGCAGAAAAAGGGAGTGCCAGCCAGCATTACTTTGGCTCAAGGACTTTTGGAGTCGGGTGTAGGGAATAGCCGTTTGGCAAAAGAAGCCAATAACCATTTTGGAGTAAAGTGTGGAGGAACATGGGATGGACCTTTTATCAGAATGGATGATGATGCCAAGAATGAATGCTTCAGGCAGTATCAGTCAGTATTGCATTCTTATGAGGATCATGGAGATTTTCTTCGCTCTCGCACTTGGTACAAACCATTATTCGAGCTGAAAATCACAGATTATAAAGGATGGGCATATGGTCTTAAGAAGGCAGGTTATGCAACAGACCCTAAATACCCCCGAAAACTAATTGACATTATCGAAAAATATGACCTGAACAGGTTTGATAAAATATAG
- the udk gene encoding uridine kinase, protein MNNCIFVGVAGGTGSGKSTVSHELMNIKKGIVQLEQDAYYKDLKGLSVEERAKTNFDHPDSIDFDLLISHILELKKGNAIERPVYDFTTHSRKKETIRIEPAQLVIVDGILIFAIPELRKLLDMKIFVDTDDDERLLRRIERDIKERGRTFESVKEQYLKTVKPMHLEFVEPSKRYADVIIPRGGKNRVAVNMVIAKMKRILQKGHMD, encoded by the coding sequence ATGAATAACTGCATTTTTGTAGGTGTTGCTGGGGGAACGGGATCTGGAAAATCAACCGTCTCACATGAACTGATGAATATCAAAAAAGGGATTGTACAACTAGAGCAAGATGCTTATTACAAAGACCTTAAAGGGCTAAGTGTAGAAGAAAGAGCTAAAACTAACTTTGATCATCCTGATTCGATTGACTTTGATTTGTTGATTTCACATATCCTTGAGCTTAAAAAGGGAAATGCCATTGAAAGACCAGTCTATGACTTTACGACTCACTCCCGCAAAAAGGAGACGATCAGAATAGAGCCTGCACAGCTTGTTATTGTCGATGGTATACTGATTTTTGCGATCCCTGAACTACGCAAGTTACTTGATATGAAAATCTTTGTGGATACGGATGATGATGAACGTTTACTGCGAAGAATTGAGCGTGATATCAAAGAAAGAGGCAGAACGTTTGAGTCTGTAAAAGAGCAGTACCTTAAAACTGTAAAGCCAATGCACCTTGAGTTTGTAGAGCCTTCAAAACGCTATGCAGATGTGATCATTCCTAGAGGAGGTAAAAACAGGGTAGCCGTTAATATGGTCATTGCCAAAATGAAACGAATCCTGCAAAAAGGACATATGGACTAA
- a CDS encoding ComEA family DNA-binding protein produces the protein MQNIHQWLRNYFGWSYRERNGFIVLMPLTVLFLVFPMIFSKVSVLFIEDHSESDRILLDSLVAVIESQKHIQEPPAYFVFDPNEIVEAEWIKLGVSERLANRIVNYRSKGGRFYKKSDLKKIYGFPDTLYKELEPFILLAAKENKTLKADSAPTKTRVEYFNFNPNTLSKEGWEKLGVRSYIAERILKYRAKGGRFYVKKDLQKIYGFPEKTYQMVSSYIDLPDSLPRAKIKEKRLDLFDINKVKKEELVTLKGIGEKTAARIIKYRNLLGGSFYSLSQLEEVWGIQAYQLEKLQQHALLDTIFIKKISINQVDERTLSKHPYVEHKIAERIIRFRRQHGPFKGFTDLLNIKEVNEKDLKRVQPYLCY, from the coding sequence ATGCAAAACATTCATCAATGGCTACGCAATTATTTCGGTTGGAGTTACCGTGAGCGCAACGGCTTTATTGTACTGATGCCACTTACGGTGCTGTTTCTGGTCTTTCCAATGATCTTTTCAAAAGTGTCAGTCCTGTTTATAGAAGATCACAGCGAGTCAGATAGGATTTTGCTGGATAGTTTGGTTGCTGTGATTGAAAGTCAAAAACATATCCAAGAACCTCCTGCTTATTTTGTGTTTGACCCAAATGAAATAGTAGAAGCAGAATGGATAAAATTGGGTGTATCAGAAAGATTGGCTAACAGGATTGTCAATTATCGAAGTAAAGGAGGACGGTTTTATAAGAAGTCAGACCTGAAAAAGATATATGGTTTTCCAGATACTTTATATAAAGAACTCGAGCCTTTTATTTTACTTGCAGCAAAAGAAAATAAGACACTGAAAGCTGACTCAGCTCCTACAAAAACGAGGGTTGAATATTTTAACTTTAATCCGAATACTTTATCAAAAGAAGGATGGGAGAAGTTAGGAGTGCGATCCTATATTGCTGAACGTATTTTGAAGTACAGGGCAAAAGGAGGACGCTTTTATGTGAAAAAGGATTTGCAGAAAATATATGGTTTTCCGGAGAAGACTTATCAGATGGTGTCATCTTATATTGACCTGCCTGATAGTTTGCCAAGAGCAAAGATAAAGGAGAAAAGGTTAGACCTTTTTGATATCAATAAAGTGAAGAAGGAAGAGCTAGTCACCTTAAAAGGAATTGGAGAAAAGACAGCTGCAAGAATTATTAAATACCGAAATCTATTGGGAGGAAGCTTTTATTCCTTAAGTCAGTTGGAGGAAGTTTGGGGAATACAAGCTTATCAGTTAGAGAAACTGCAACAACATGCTTTGTTAGATACTATTTTCATCAAAAAAATATCCATAAATCAAGTTGATGAACGTACATTATCAAAACACCCGTACGTTGAGCATAAAATAGCTGAACGAATTATTCGATTCAGGAGACAACACGGGCCGTTTAAGGGTTTTACTGATTTGCTTAACATCAAAGAAGTAAATGAAAAGGACTTGAAAAGAGTTCAACCCTATTTATGCTACTAA
- a CDS encoding M28 family peptidase, producing the protein MRSFFVFFCVLLLSALTVKGQQLERKSLLVEDLKILSSDEMEGRKTGTTGSQKAADYIISRYETIGLKPLSGGGYTFPFTFYNKFLRSNFDGVNILGFIEGSQYKDKFIVVSAHYDHMGANGVEIYNGADDNASGVAAMLEIANFFNINPPLYSILFAAFDAEEMGLQGAKSFIYEGPLSKDQIVLNINLDMVSRGGEHNVLYTAGTHQYAFLKPIVKRVASSFDFKLKFGHDRPKDKGAENWVFASDHGYFHKKGIPFLYFGVEDHPDYHKPTDTFEKIDIKFYQEVVSFLAAVAEEMDRNLGKDQ; encoded by the coding sequence ATGAGGTCTTTTTTTGTATTTTTTTGTGTATTACTGCTATCTGCTCTAACAGTAAAGGGGCAGCAATTAGAGAGAAAGTCACTTTTAGTGGAAGACTTGAAAATTCTTTCGAGTGATGAAATGGAAGGACGAAAAACAGGGACTACAGGTAGTCAAAAAGCGGCAGATTATATCATAAGCCGATATGAGACAATAGGCCTGAAACCTTTAAGTGGAGGAGGGTATACCTTCCCATTCACTTTCTACAATAAGTTTCTACGAAGCAATTTTGATGGGGTTAATATTTTAGGATTTATTGAAGGGAGCCAGTACAAGGACAAGTTTATAGTGGTTTCTGCTCATTATGATCATATGGGCGCTAATGGCGTAGAGATTTACAACGGAGCTGATGACAATGCTTCTGGTGTGGCAGCAATGCTTGAAATAGCAAATTTTTTCAATATAAACCCTCCATTGTATTCAATACTTTTTGCAGCGTTTGATGCGGAAGAAATGGGATTACAAGGGGCGAAGTCGTTTATCTATGAGGGGCCGCTTTCAAAAGACCAAATCGTTTTGAATATCAATCTGGACATGGTAAGTAGAGGCGGTGAGCATAACGTGCTTTATACAGCAGGAACTCACCAGTACGCTTTTCTTAAACCTATTGTGAAACGAGTAGCTTCAAGTTTTGATTTCAAGTTGAAGTTTGGTCATGATAGACCAAAGGATAAGGGAGCTGAGAATTGGGTGTTTGCTTCAGATCATGGCTATTTTCATAAAAAAGGTATCCCGTTTCTCTACTTTGGAGTTGAGGACCATCCTGATTATCACAAACCAACAGATACATTTGAAAAAATAGACATTAAGTTCTACCAAGAAGTAGTGAGTTTTTTGGCGGCTGTGGCTGAAGAAATGGATCGAAACCTTGGCAAGGACCAATAA
- a CDS encoding adenylate/guanylate cyclase domain-containing protein, whose protein sequence is MVNYYQYKTWKSLFHTLITWILAVQLFRLIRLVGITEYESDSMVTSIFKQTMFDHSLLITTIIGAAVGVLFWLNQYIFKKVERKYMMCYANSLIYRGVSFLTAVIIAIVLSLIILAVAATHYNNVGLVDVISIFIFDKTILVFSLYILVWATIINLIAQIKDKLGPGVFFHLMTGKYQIPKEEDRIFMFIDLNNSTQLAEKLGHLKYSQMLQEYYRDLTDSIFKYGAEVYQYVGDEVVLTWKTKEGLKKANFIRLFFDFQDKIKQKAQVYTDKYGVVPSFKAGANMGLVTVAEVGIIKKEIAYHSDVLNTASRLMYKCQELHEKFLITEKLAKAIPSLVYVNLGSVPLKGKSKEVNVCAIRTLKQLQANTSKVIVPSGQLKQA, encoded by the coding sequence ATGGTCAACTACTATCAATATAAAACATGGAAAAGCCTATTCCACACCCTTATTACTTGGATATTGGCAGTACAGCTTTTCCGCTTGATTCGCCTTGTCGGCATTACTGAGTATGAATCAGACTCAATGGTCACCAGTATATTCAAACAGACTATGTTTGATCATAGCTTACTGATTACTACCATAATTGGTGCTGCGGTTGGTGTTCTTTTCTGGTTGAATCAATATATCTTCAAAAAGGTAGAACGCAAGTACATGATGTGCTATGCAAATTCATTGATTTACAGAGGGGTATCGTTCCTTACCGCTGTCATTATTGCAATCGTACTAAGCCTTATCATTTTGGCTGTAGCCGCTACACATTACAATAATGTGGGTTTAGTAGATGTCATCAGTATTTTCATTTTTGATAAAACTATATTGGTATTTTCGCTCTATATACTGGTTTGGGCAACCATCATCAACTTGATTGCCCAAATCAAAGACAAGTTAGGTCCTGGTGTATTCTTCCATCTTATGACAGGTAAGTACCAGATCCCAAAGGAGGAAGATCGCATCTTTATGTTTATTGACCTTAACAACTCTACCCAGCTTGCAGAGAAACTGGGACATTTGAAGTATAGTCAAATGCTGCAAGAGTACTATCGTGACCTGACTGACAGCATCTTCAAATACGGAGCTGAAGTTTATCAGTATGTAGGCGATGAAGTAGTATTAACATGGAAGACAAAAGAAGGATTGAAAAAAGCCAATTTCATTAGATTGTTTTTTGACTTCCAAGATAAGATTAAACAGAAGGCTCAAGTATATACAGACAAATATGGAGTTGTACCTAGCTTCAAAGCGGGTGCTAATATGGGGCTCGTCACTGTAGCTGAGGTAGGAATCATCAAAAAGGAAATTGCTTATCATAGTGATGTCTTGAATACTGCCTCAAGGCTTATGTATAAATGTCAGGAACTGCATGAAAAGTTTTTGATTACAGAAAAGTTAGCGAAGGCTATTCCATCATTGGTTTATGTAAACCTTGGCTCTGTACCGTTGAAAGGAAAAAGTAAGGAAGTCAATGTTTGTGCTATACGTACTTTAAAACAACTTCAAGCTAACACAAGTAAAGTTATTGTACCCTCCGGACAGTTGAAACAGGCTTAA
- a CDS encoding Pycsar system effector family protein: MQERLIQQSITEKAEQFVNEFFKEKKDHKFFFHSLAHTKEVVENVKKIGQAEGISEEEAEALCIAAWFHDTGYHHSCYAHEESSAIIAEKFLKANNADKALIEKVKQYILATKLQQLPQTLPEKIIKDADLFHLGTEDFEKKSKLLHQELKEVFGNTCSSEKWKENNVTFLSKHQYFTDYALEHLEPVKQANLEKVIKETENNSGAVEEKKEKKKKKKKKKEYVKGVETMFRIVALNHINLSDMADKKANIMISVNSMILSLIFYLIYRQHVQDFMFIPTTIFATTSLVTVVLALMATRPNIMEGKFSKDKVLDGKTNLMFFGNFHNYTLDEYTWAMKHTMKKGDAVYDNMIMDIHALSHVLARKYKLLRRSYTVFMYGIVLSVIAFLLTLGFESHLVN, translated from the coding sequence ATGCAAGAGCGACTTATTCAACAATCCATTACAGAAAAGGCTGAACAATTCGTCAATGAATTTTTCAAGGAAAAGAAAGACCACAAGTTCTTTTTCCATTCACTTGCGCACACCAAAGAAGTAGTGGAAAACGTCAAGAAGATTGGTCAGGCTGAAGGTATTTCAGAAGAGGAAGCTGAAGCCCTCTGCATTGCCGCATGGTTTCATGACACAGGGTACCACCACTCCTGTTATGCTCACGAAGAAAGCAGCGCCATCATTGCCGAGAAGTTTCTGAAAGCAAATAATGCTGATAAAGCGCTGATTGAAAAGGTAAAGCAGTATATTTTGGCTACCAAACTTCAGCAGCTTCCCCAAACACTTCCAGAGAAGATTATAAAGGATGCAGACCTTTTTCATTTAGGGACTGAGGATTTTGAGAAAAAAAGCAAGCTCCTCCATCAGGAATTGAAAGAAGTGTTTGGTAATACTTGCAGTTCTGAAAAATGGAAGGAAAACAATGTCACTTTCCTAAGCAAGCACCAATACTTCACAGACTATGCATTGGAACATTTGGAGCCTGTAAAGCAAGCTAACCTAGAGAAGGTTATCAAAGAAACAGAAAACAATTCAGGTGCTGTAGAAGAAAAAAAGGAAAAGAAGAAGAAGAAAAAAAAGAAGAAAGAATATGTAAAAGGGGTTGAAACCATGTTCAGAATTGTTGCCCTGAATCATATAAACCTGAGTGATATGGCTGACAAGAAAGCCAATATCATGATTTCAGTCAATTCCATGATTTTGTCTTTGATCTTCTATTTGATCTACAGACAGCATGTTCAGGATTTTATGTTCATTCCAACAACAATTTTTGCAACAACTTCCTTAGTAACAGTCGTATTAGCATTAATGGCTACTCGTCCTAATATAATGGAAGGGAAATTCAGCAAGGACAAAGTATTGGATGGCAAAACCAACTTGATGTTCTTTGGTAATTTCCATAACTATACTTTAGACGAATATACATGGGCCATGAAGCATACCATGAAAAAAGGCGATGCCGTCTACGATAACATGATCATGGATATTCATGCATTAAGCCATGTCTTAGCCCGTAAATACAAGCTGCTCCGAAGGTCTTATACAGTATTTATGTATGGAATCGTACTTTCTGTAATTGCATTCCTACTTACTTTAGGCTTTGAGAGTCATCTTGTTAATTAA
- a CDS encoding Pycsar system effector family protein produces MQEATVQDKAPSSKKKKRKEYTKGVETMFRITSRNHINLSEMADNKANIMITVNTTIISLFFYLIYRFYVEGVMIIPTTLFMLTSLGSVLFAILATLPNITKGTFSREEVMQGKTNLLFFGNFHEVSLEEFQWGMKYIMETEDAVYQSMVMDIHLLGKVLARKYKLLRISYTIFMIGIVISSITFLVLMNIYGI; encoded by the coding sequence ATGCAAGAAGCTACAGTTCAAGATAAAGCTCCTTCTAGTAAGAAAAAGAAGCGAAAGGAATACACCAAGGGAGTGGAAACAATGTTCAGGATTACATCCCGAAACCACATTAACCTAAGTGAAATGGCTGACAATAAAGCCAATATCATGATTACGGTTAATACCACCATAATTTCCCTCTTCTTCTATTTGATCTACAGGTTCTATGTAGAAGGGGTTATGATTATTCCAACTACACTTTTTATGCTGACGAGCCTTGGCTCAGTCCTGTTTGCAATATTGGCGACCCTCCCGAATATTACAAAAGGTACTTTCAGCCGTGAGGAGGTCATGCAAGGAAAAACCAATCTGCTGTTCTTTGGAAACTTCCATGAGGTTTCGCTGGAAGAATTCCAATGGGGCATGAAGTACATTATGGAGACAGAAGATGCTGTTTACCAAAGTATGGTCATGGACATCCACCTTCTAGGTAAAGTGCTTGCCCGTAAATACAAGCTGTTGAGGATTTCTTATACGATCTTCATGATCGGTATTGTCATTTCGTCAATAACCTTTTTAGTCCTGATGAATATTTACGGCATCTAG
- a CDS encoding esterase-like activity of phytase family protein — protein MDKILQAVRQQHIMAMLPIILLFLTCSCGRNSQSTEYSEHDTSNYVDMIAGYAINAPTKKYNMPAELQEISGISYWKDDLIVCVQDELGYLFFYDLKAEEVVGKQKFGKPDDYEGVAVRGDEVFVISSDGKLHRVRLMDEEAETTVYELPFTRKNDLEGLCFSADGAYLLVVPKGRGGIDGKKKKKTPVYRWSLETEQLEESAFIEIDSGDFDKVNEDADKDFMPSGIAIHPNTQSYFVLAHQGKKLVVLSPDQQLEEVALLDDEIYRQPEAITFLPNGDLLIGSEGRGKRGYILYFPYER, from the coding sequence ATGGACAAAATTCTACAAGCTGTCAGACAGCAACACATAATGGCGATGCTGCCCATAATTCTTCTCTTTTTGACCTGCTCATGTGGGCGAAACAGCCAATCGACAGAATACTCAGAGCATGACACCTCAAATTATGTTGACATGATCGCTGGATATGCTATCAATGCACCTACCAAAAAATACAATATGCCTGCCGAGTTACAGGAGATTTCAGGAATATCTTATTGGAAAGATGATCTGATCGTTTGTGTGCAGGACGAGTTGGGCTATCTATTCTTTTATGACCTAAAAGCTGAAGAGGTGGTTGGGAAACAGAAGTTTGGAAAGCCGGATGACTATGAAGGCGTTGCTGTAAGAGGAGATGAGGTATTTGTAATCAGTAGTGACGGAAAGCTTCATCGGGTAAGGTTGATGGATGAGGAAGCCGAAACAACAGTTTATGAACTTCCTTTTACAAGAAAGAATGATTTGGAAGGACTTTGCTTTTCTGCTGATGGAGCATACTTACTTGTGGTTCCGAAAGGACGTGGAGGCATTGATGGTAAAAAGAAAAAGAAAACGCCTGTTTACCGATGGTCTTTGGAAACGGAGCAACTGGAGGAATCGGCTTTTATAGAAATCGATTCAGGTGATTTTGATAAGGTAAATGAAGATGCAGACAAAGATTTTATGCCTTCTGGAATAGCCATCCACCCAAACACACAGTCTTATTTTGTTTTGGCGCATCAAGGCAAAAAGCTCGTAGTGCTTTCTCCTGACCAGCAACTGGAAGAAGTGGCTCTCTTGGATGATGAAATCTACAGACAGCCTGAAGCGATTACCTTCTTGCCCAATGGAGACCTACTGATAGGAAGTGAGGGGCGGGGTAAAAGAGGTTATATATTGTACTTTCCTTATGAAAGGTAA